A region of Aquarana catesbeiana isolate 2022-GZ linkage group LG08, ASM4218655v1, whole genome shotgun sequence DNA encodes the following proteins:
- the LOC141105263 gene encoding olfactory receptor 5G9-like, producing the protein MNKSFPMEFILYGLTDQPGLNIPLFVFFLLIYIITMVGNVGIIFLSIAKKHLHKPMYFFLSHLSFVDLVYSSTITPKMLRDFLSESKTISFLGCATQMYVFGSFVSTESLLLGVMAYDRYVAICSPLQYQVHMSSILCFRMVVVAYFGGFVNSLVHTVPAFHLNFCRSNIIDHFFCDLQPLFKLSCSDTSINVVVMIILAGLVTMSSMTLILVSYTNIVLAIVRIRSAQGRYKAFNTCASHITAVSIFYGTILFMYLRPSVGNVLQQDRVASVFYSIVIPMLNPLIYSLRNAEVIKALKSYWKYFKC; encoded by the coding sequence ATGAATAAGAGTTTTCCAATGGAATTTATTCTCTATGGACTTACTGACCAGCCTGGACTCAACATTCCATTATTTGTCTTCTTTCTGCTTATTTACATCATAACCATGGTTGGCAATGTTGGCATTATTTTTCTAAGTATAGCAAAGAAGCATCTTCACAAACCCATGTACTTCTTTCTGAGCCATCTTTCCTTTGTGGACCTTGTGTATTCTTCAACAATCACCCCCAAAATGCTGAGGGATTTTCTAAGTGAATCAAAGACCATCTCTTTTCTTGGCTGTGCCACACAGATGTATGTCTTTGGGTCCTTTGTAAGCACCGAAAGTCTTCTTCTGGGAGTCATGGCCTACGATCGCTATGTGGCCATCTGTAGCCCATTGCAGTACCAGGTCCACATGAGCAGTATCTTGTGTTTCCGCATGGTGGTTGTTGCTTACTTTGGAGGTTTTGTGAATTCTCTTGTGCACACAGTTCCTGCTTTCCATCTTAACTTCTGCAGATCCAACATTATTGATCATTTCTTCTGTGACCTTCAACCACTCTTTAAGCTGTCCTGCTCTGATACATCAATCAATGTAGTTGTTATGATTATTCTAGCTGGCCTTGTTACCATGAGCAGTATGACTCTTATCCTTGTCTCATACACCAACATCGTCTTGGCCATTGTGAGGATACGATCAGCCCAGGGTAGATACAAGGCTTTTAACACTTGTGCTTCTCATATTACTGCTGTCAGCATCTTCTATGGGACTATCCTCTTTATGTATCTTCGTCCGTCAGTCGGCAATGTCTTACAGCAGGATCGCGTGGCTTCTGTGTTCTACAGTATAGTTATACCTATGTTAAATCCCTTGATATACAGTTTAAGGAATGCCGAGGTTAtcaaagcattaaaaagttattgGAAATATTTTAAATGTTAA
- the LOC141105265 gene encoding olfactory receptor 5A1-like, with translation MNKSSVVEFIFAGLTDNPKLNISLFILFMHIYMITTVGNLGIIVISITNKHLHKPMYWFLSHLSFVDLTYSSAVTPKMLRDFLSETKTISFLGCAIQMYVFVCFGSSECLLLGVMAYDRYVAICNPLLYRVLMSSILCLRMLIAVYSGGFVNSLVQTTSVFHLNFCRSNIIDHFFCDIPPLYKLSCSDLSINLAVLLVCGAAISLSCLLLILVSYTNIVRAIMKIRSAHGRYKAFNTCASHMTVVSIFYGTGLFMYFRPSTSYALQQDRVASVFYSIIIPMLNPLIYSLRNAEVIEALKKSLKLT, from the coding sequence ATGAACAAGAGTTCTGTGGTGGAATTTATCTTTGCGGGGCTCACCGACAACCCTAAACTTAATATTTCACTGTTTATCCTATTTATGCACATTTACATGATAACAACGGTGGGTAATCTTGGCATTATTGTTATAAGCATTACCAACAAACATCTTCACAAGCCAATGTACTGGTTTCTGAGCCATCTTTCCTTTGTGGACCTCACGTATTCTTCAGCGGTCACTCCTAAAATGCTGAGGGACTTTTTAAGTGAAACCAAGACCATCTCTTTTCTTGGCTGTGCCATACAGATGtacgtttttgtttgttttggatccAGTGAATGTCTTCTTCTAGGAGTCATGGCCTATGATCGCTATGTGGCCATCTGTAACCCATTGTTGTACAGAGTTCTCATGAGCAGCATCTTGTGTCTCAGGATGTTGATTGCTGTCTATTCTGGAGGATTTGTGAACTCTCTTGTGCAAACAACCTCTGTGTTCCATCTAAACTTCTGCAGATCCAACATTATTGACCATTTCTTTTGTGACATTCCACCACTCTACAAGCTCTCTTGTTCTGATTTATCCATAAACCTAGCTGTACTACTGGTTTGTGGTGCTGCAATCTCCCTGAGCTGCCTCCTACTCATCCTTGTCTCATACACCAACATTGTCCGGGCCATTATGAAGATCCGGTCAGCCCATGGTAGATACAAGGCTTTTAACACTTGTGCTTCTCATATGACAGTTGTTAGTATCTTCTATGGGACTGGTCTCTTTATGTATTTTCGACCATCTACAAGCTATGCCCTCCAGCAAGACCGGGTGGCTTCAGTCTTCTATAGTATAATTATTCCTATGTTAAACCCCTTAATATATAGTCTTAGGAATGCTGAGGTTATAGAAGctctaaaaaaaagtttaaaactaacttaa